One segment of Stomatobaculum sp. F0698 DNA contains the following:
- the ppdK gene encoding pyruvate, phosphate dikinase yields MAKKWVYLFSEGNADMRELLGGKGANLAEMTKIGLPVPQGFTITTEACTQYYEDGREINAEIQSQINDYIVEMEKITGKKFGDHENPLLVSVRSGARASMPGMMDTILNLGLNEDVVKVLAEKSNNPRWAWDCYRRFIQMYSDVVMEVGKKYFEELIDKMKEERGVKQDVELTAEDLHELANQFKAEYKEKLGQDFPSDPKEQLMGAIKAVFRSWDNPRANVYRRDNDIPYSWGTAVNVQSMAFGNMGDDCGTGVAFTRDPATGEKGLFGEFLTNAQGEDVVAGVRTPMHIDEMEQKFPEAFKQFNEVCKTLENHYRDMQDMEFTVEHGKLYMLQTRNGKRTAKAALKIACDLVDEGMRSEKEAVAMIDPRNLDTLLHPQFDQKALKEAKPLGKGLGASPGAACGKVVFTAEDAEAWAARGEKVVLVRLETSPEDITGMKSSQGILTVRGGMTSHAAVVARGMGKCCVSGLGDIVIDEAAKKFSLGGQTFHEGDPISIDGTTGNVYAGIIPTVDAAIVGEFGRIMAWADKYRKLKVRTNADTPTDAKKARELGAEGIGLCRTEHMFFDPERIAAFREMICSDTVEEREEALEKILPYQQKDFEGIYEAMEGTPVTIRFLDPPLHEFVPTEEAEIKKLADAKKKSVQEIKDIIASLHEFNPMMGHRGCRLAVTYPEIAAMQTKAVIRAAIAVQKRHPEWNMVPEIMIPLVSEDKELKFVKKVVVETADAEIKAAGSDLKYEVGTMIEIPRACLTADDIAKDADFFCFGTNDLTQMTFGFSRDDAGKFLNAYYDTKIFENDPFAKLDQVGVGKLMKMAIDLGRPVNKSLHIGICGEHGGDPSSVEFCDEIGLDYVSCSPFRVPVARLAAAQAAIKRG; encoded by the coding sequence ATGGCAAAGAAATGGGTTTATCTGTTTAGTGAGGGCAATGCGGACATGCGCGAGCTCCTCGGCGGCAAGGGCGCAAACCTTGCGGAGATGACCAAGATCGGTCTTCCGGTGCCGCAGGGCTTCACGATCACGACCGAGGCTTGCACGCAGTATTACGAGGACGGCCGCGAGATCAATGCAGAGATCCAGTCTCAGATTAACGACTACATCGTCGAGATGGAGAAGATCACCGGCAAGAAGTTCGGTGACCACGAGAATCCGCTTCTCGTCTCGGTGCGCTCGGGCGCAAGAGCTTCGATGCCGGGTATGATGGATACCATCCTGAACCTCGGTCTCAACGAGGACGTGGTCAAGGTGCTCGCAGAGAAGTCCAACAATCCGCGCTGGGCTTGGGACTGCTACAGAAGATTCATCCAGATGTACTCCGACGTCGTCATGGAAGTCGGCAAGAAGTACTTTGAGGAGCTCATCGACAAGATGAAGGAAGAGCGCGGTGTGAAGCAGGACGTCGAGCTGACCGCCGAGGACCTTCACGAGCTCGCAAACCAGTTCAAGGCAGAGTACAAGGAGAAGCTCGGTCAGGACTTCCCGTCCGATCCGAAGGAGCAGCTGATGGGTGCCATCAAGGCTGTGTTCCGCTCCTGGGACAACCCGCGTGCAAACGTGTACCGCCGCGACAACGATATTCCCTACTCCTGGGGCACGGCTGTCAACGTGCAGTCCATGGCATTCGGTAACATGGGCGATGACTGCGGCACCGGCGTTGCGTTCACGAGAGATCCGGCGACGGGCGAGAAGGGCCTCTTCGGTGAGTTCCTGACCAACGCACAGGGTGAGGACGTCGTTGCGGGTGTGCGCACCCCGATGCACATCGACGAGATGGAGCAGAAGTTCCCGGAGGCATTCAAGCAGTTCAACGAGGTCTGCAAGACCCTCGAGAACCACTACAGAGACATGCAGGATATGGAGTTCACCGTTGAGCACGGCAAGCTCTACATGCTGCAGACCAGAAACGGTAAGAGAACCGCAAAGGCAGCGCTCAAGATTGCTTGCGATCTTGTCGATGAGGGCATGAGAAGCGAGAAGGAAGCGGTCGCAATGATCGATCCGAGAAACCTTGACACCCTGCTTCACCCGCAGTTCGACCAGAAGGCACTCAAGGAGGCAAAGCCGCTCGGCAAGGGCCTCGGCGCATCCCCGGGTGCGGCTTGCGGTAAGGTTGTCTTCACGGCTGAGGACGCAGAGGCTTGGGCGGCAAGAGGCGAGAAGGTTGTCCTGGTTCGCCTTGAGACTTCTCCGGAGGACATCACCGGCATGAAGAGCTCCCAGGGTATCCTCACGGTTCGCGGCGGCATGACCTCCCACGCGGCAGTCGTTGCGCGCGGCATGGGTAAGTGCTGCGTCTCCGGTCTCGGCGACATTGTGATCGACGAGGCGGCTAAGAAGTTCTCGCTGGGCGGCCAGACCTTCCACGAGGGCGATCCGATTTCGATCGACGGCACGACCGGTAACGTCTACGCAGGCATCATCCCGACCGTGGACGCGGCGATTGTCGGTGAGTTCGGCCGCATCATGGCTTGGGCTGACAAGTACAGAAAGCTGAAGGTCAGAACGAACGCGGATACCCCGACCGATGCGAAGAAGGCAAGAGAGCTCGGCGCAGAGGGCATCGGCCTTTGCCGCACGGAGCACATGTTCTTCGATCCGGAGCGCATTGCGGCATTCCGCGAGATGATTTGCTCCGACACGGTTGAAGAGAGAGAAGAGGCACTCGAGAAGATTCTGCCGTACCAGCAGAAGGACTTCGAGGGCATTTACGAGGCAATGGAGGGAACGCCGGTTACGATTCGTTTCCTGGATCCGCCGCTGCACGAGTTTGTCCCGACCGAGGAGGCTGAGATCAAGAAGCTCGCAGACGCTAAGAAGAAGAGCGTCCAGGAGATCAAGGACATCATTGCTTCCCTGCACGAGTTCAACCCGATGATGGGTCACAGAGGCTGCCGCCTTGCGGTCACCTATCCGGAGATCGCTGCGATGCAGACCAAGGCTGTGATTCGCGCTGCAATTGCAGTGCAGAAGAGACATCCGGAGTGGAACATGGTTCCGGAGATCATGATCCCGCTTGTCTCCGAGGACAAGGAGCTCAAGTTCGTCAAGAAGGTCGTTGTCGAGACCGCGGATGCGGAGATCAAGGCAGCGGGTTCCGATCTCAAGTACGAGGTCGGTACGATGATCGAGATTCCGAGAGCTTGCCTCACGGCAGACGATATCGCAAAGGATGCGGACTTCTTCTGCTTCGGTACGAACGACCTCACGCAGATGACCTTCGGCTTCTCGCGCGACGACGCAGGCAAGTTCCTGAACGCTTACTACGACACGAAGATCTTCGAGAACGATCCGTTTGCGAAGCTCGATCAGGTCGGCGTGGGCAAGCTCATGAAGATGGCAATCGATCTCGGTCGCCCGGTGAACAAGTCCCTGCACATCGGTATCTGCGGTGAGCACGGCGGCGATCCGTCCTCCGTTGAGTTCTGCGATGAGATCGGCCTTGACTATGTTTCCTGCTCGCCGTTCCGCGTGCCGGTCGCAAGACTTGCGGCTGCACAGGCGGCAATCAAGAGAGGTTGA
- a CDS encoding DUF2262 domain-containing protein, with protein MYESYYQKYESEEQEVLVLIQRCLGAGYYKEGNFWDMTAISLGMVFPDGSCVIREGRVEWPLSEEERNGEYGWGRLARGQICRLKLRRMKPSAVPEHTTPEKFNAWLLVEVLEPAVSCPELEAYWEEYQKPVELNDEVLGKLTLNRELNWLEGEIPWGDGRMSLSLEIDTDDTETWDKVRAFARKLAADAAHWDSELRRFAAKELTELANDWQSSEEENANAPELTEEDFMRRIQPESLVLSWDGNLVAYYDDDDLFFGHVIEISGTESEGLKYANIAG; from the coding sequence ATGTACGAGAGCTATTATCAAAAGTACGAGAGCGAGGAACAGGAAGTTCTGGTGCTCATTCAGAGATGCCTCGGCGCGGGTTACTATAAAGAGGGAAATTTCTGGGATATGACGGCAATTTCGCTCGGCATGGTTTTTCCGGACGGGAGCTGTGTGATTCGAGAAGGCAGAGTCGAGTGGCCGCTCAGCGAGGAGGAGAGGAACGGAGAGTACGGCTGGGGGCGCCTTGCAAGAGGACAGATTTGCCGTCTCAAGCTGCGCCGCATGAAGCCGAGTGCGGTGCCGGAGCACACCACGCCGGAAAAGTTCAATGCCTGGCTGCTGGTCGAGGTACTGGAGCCCGCGGTTTCCTGTCCGGAACTCGAGGCTTATTGGGAGGAATACCAAAAGCCGGTTGAACTGAACGACGAAGTGCTCGGTAAACTCACGCTGAATCGGGAGCTTAACTGGCTGGAGGGCGAAATCCCCTGGGGTGACGGACGCATGAGCCTCTCCCTCGAAATCGATACGGACGATACGGAGACCTGGGACAAGGTGCGGGCCTTTGCGAGGAAGCTTGCCGCGGATGCCGCACATTGGGACAGCGAGCTGCGCCGCTTTGCGGCCAAGGAACTCACCGAGCTTGCGAACGACTGGCAGTCGAGTGAGGAGGAGAACGCGAACGCCCCGGAACTCACGGAAGAGGACTTCATGCGGCGCATACAACCGGAAAGCCTGGTGCTAAGTTGGGACGGCAATCTGGTCGCCTACTATGATGACGACGATCTCTTCTTCGGCCATGTAATCGAAATATCCGGCACCGAGAGCGAGGGACTGAAGTACGCGAACATTGCGGGCTGA
- a CDS encoding DUF4253 domain-containing protein has protein sequence MEEKNGKPSKLAEAMMQYLDCECRYFPPMRDDTELCAAYFDALRDATDGGYVPMLIKVDEVLFECLIMNSDPDSDGEDDYRFDAAAVAAYRREQLSRELPDGREILKPYLADRREEAEDDEIDWDREIVGAVEGGEEIDCFSAYRDYRSDETAPVILAKIPVKHAWEVFAYLPFGGWNDCPGTEELMAVTKYWAEQYGAWPSTMSHDELEFFLSVPVPENRALELAIEYYGFCPDINQGVDYPLGALADSLSRSKIWYFWWD, from the coding sequence ATGGAAGAGAAGAACGGAAAGCCCTCGAAACTCGCCGAGGCGATGATGCAGTACTTGGATTGTGAATGCCGCTATTTTCCGCCCATGCGGGATGATACGGAACTTTGTGCGGCCTACTTTGATGCGCTGCGCGATGCAACGGACGGAGGCTATGTGCCCATGCTCATCAAGGTGGATGAGGTACTCTTTGAGTGCCTCATCATGAATTCCGACCCGGATTCCGACGGGGAGGATGACTATCGCTTTGATGCCGCGGCAGTGGCCGCCTATCGCCGGGAGCAGCTCTCGCGAGAACTTCCGGACGGGCGGGAAATCTTAAAGCCCTACCTTGCCGACCGTAGAGAAGAGGCCGAGGACGATGAGATTGACTGGGACAGAGAAATTGTCGGTGCGGTAGAGGGCGGCGAGGAAATCGACTGCTTTTCCGCTTACCGAGATTATCGGAGTGATGAGACTGCGCCGGTAATACTCGCAAAGATTCCGGTGAAACATGCCTGGGAGGTCTTTGCCTATCTGCCCTTCGGCGGCTGGAACGATTGCCCGGGCACAGAGGAGCTCATGGCGGTCACGAAGTACTGGGCGGAACAGTACGGCGCTTGGCCGAGTACCATGTCGCACGACGAGCTCGAGTTTTTCCTTTCGGTACCGGTGCCGGAGAACAGGGCTTTGGAGCTTGCAATCGAGTACTACGGCTTTTGTCCGGATATCAATCAGGGCGTGGATTATCCGCTCGGCGCGCTGGCGGACAGCCTCAGCCGCTCGAAAATCTGGTATTTCTGGTGGGATTAA
- a CDS encoding NADAR family protein, giving the protein MGLKPSAYMPPPWLAYPEYERYSLGFRMGSGEDYLDRFVSWFEALGEKEREAYRARFPEPFTWAGWWDDEDRAVYLERGDFCLATRNPDGAPKYTRAQLGKQKLAGKKQKYCFFWGHQPAKDGSVTKSAFSQWWKAEFYGEGERFSSAEQYMMAKKAELFGDAEHRAEILSLRDPKRIKALGREVRGFEEAVWQRFRYAIVLNGSWLKFSQNPELRDFLLSTGDKILVEASPYDRVWGIGLTEQEEAADNPLKWKGENLLGFALTEVREELRRVTAQEALCDFKTV; this is encoded by the coding sequence GTGGGATTAAAACCGTCGGCTTATATGCCGCCGCCGTGGCTCGCCTATCCCGAATATGAGCGCTACAGTCTCGGATTTCGCATGGGCAGCGGCGAAGATTACCTGGACCGCTTTGTATCCTGGTTTGAGGCGCTCGGCGAAAAGGAGCGGGAAGCATACCGCGCGCGCTTCCCGGAGCCCTTCACCTGGGCCGGTTGGTGGGACGATGAGGATAGGGCAGTGTACCTTGAGCGGGGGGACTTTTGCCTCGCGACTCGAAACCCGGACGGCGCGCCTAAGTACACGCGGGCACAGCTCGGAAAACAGAAGCTTGCCGGGAAAAAGCAAAAGTACTGCTTCTTTTGGGGACATCAGCCCGCGAAGGACGGAAGCGTGACAAAGAGCGCGTTCAGCCAGTGGTGGAAGGCAGAATTTTACGGCGAGGGCGAGCGCTTTAGCTCCGCCGAGCAGTATATGATGGCAAAGAAAGCCGAGCTGTTCGGCGATGCGGAACATAGGGCAGAGATTCTTTCCTTAAGAGATCCGAAGCGCATTAAGGCGCTCGGCAGAGAGGTGAGAGGCTTTGAGGAGGCGGTCTGGCAGCGCTTTCGCTATGCCATCGTATTAAACGGGAGCTGGCTCAAATTCAGTCAGAACCCGGAGCTCCGGGACTTTCTGCTCTCGACCGGCGATAAAATATTGGTCGAGGCCAGCCCCTACGACCGCGTCTGGGGCATAGGGCTTACGGAGCAGGAGGAGGCAGCGGATAATCCGCTCAAGTGGAAGGGAGAAAACCTGCTCGGCTTTGCGTTGACAGAAGTCAGGGAGGAGTTAAGACGAGTCACGGCGCAGGAAGCGCTCTGTGATTTCAAAACGGTCTGA
- a CDS encoding metal-dependent transcriptional regulator, whose translation MSQEKHELGKSSEDYLESILRIIKEKGACRPTDIAELMNFSKPSVSVALKKLEEEGYIHREDWRIQLTEIGEDAAAKTFEKHEFFRQLFEEIGIAPETAEEEACLVEHVISEDSFHKMRAYWEKCRNA comes from the coding sequence ATGAGTCAGGAAAAGCACGAACTTGGCAAGTCGAGCGAAGATTATCTGGAGAGCATACTTCGCATCATCAAGGAGAAGGGCGCTTGCCGCCCCACCGACATCGCGGAGCTCATGAACTTTTCGAAGCCGAGCGTCTCGGTTGCGCTCAAAAAGCTGGAAGAAGAAGGGTACATTCACCGCGAGGACTGGCGCATCCAGCTGACGGAAATCGGCGAAGATGCCGCTGCGAAGACTTTTGAGAAGCATGAGTTTTTCCGTCAACTCTTCGAGGAAATCGGTATTGCGCCGGAGACCGCCGAAGAAGAGGCTTGTCTGGTGGAACATGTAATTAGCGAGGATAGTTTTCACAAGATGCGGGCGTATTGGGAGAAATGCCGAAACGCCTGA
- a CDS encoding HAD-IIA family hydrolase, which yields METMLREKEGFICDMDGVIYHGNKILPGVREFVEWLLRENKNFLFLTNSSQYTPKELQQKLERMGLEVDESHFYTSALATAHFLNRQAPGCSAYVVGEHGVLNALYDKRITYNDVNPDYVVVGESSSYNLAQITKAIRLVNAGAKLIGTNYDLTGPTESGIAPACRALIAPIELATGKQAYFVGKPNPLMMRTGLRLLGVHSENAVMIGDRMDTDIIAGIESGLTTVLVLSGVTTREECEQYPYRPNYILNGVGEVMDH from the coding sequence ATGGAAACAATGTTGCGAGAAAAAGAAGGCTTTATCTGCGACATGGACGGCGTGATTTACCACGGGAACAAGATACTCCCCGGGGTGCGCGAGTTTGTCGAGTGGCTGCTTCGCGAGAATAAGAATTTTCTCTTCCTCACGAACTCGAGCCAGTATACGCCGAAGGAGCTGCAGCAGAAACTGGAGCGCATGGGGCTGGAGGTCGATGAATCTCACTTTTACACGAGTGCGCTTGCGACCGCGCATTTCCTGAATCGGCAGGCACCGGGCTGCTCGGCCTATGTGGTCGGTGAGCACGGCGTTCTGAATGCGCTCTACGACAAGAGAATCACCTACAACGATGTGAATCCGGACTATGTGGTGGTCGGAGAATCCTCCTCCTATAACTTGGCGCAAATTACCAAGGCCATACGCTTAGTCAATGCGGGGGCCAAGCTGATCGGCACCAACTACGATTTGACCGGTCCCACCGAGAGCGGCATTGCGCCCGCCTGCCGCGCGCTGATTGCGCCGATTGAACTCGCAACCGGCAAGCAGGCCTATTTTGTGGGCAAGCCGAACCCCCTGATGATGCGGACCGGCCTTCGTCTCCTCGGCGTGCACTCGGAGAATGCCGTCATGATCGGCGACCGCATGGACACCGATATCATTGCGGGCATTGAATCCGGCCTCACGACGGTGCTGGTGCTCTCCGGTGTCACAACGCGAGAGGAGTGCGAGCAGTATCCGTATCGACCGAACTATATTCTGAACGGCGTCGGCGAGGTCATGGACCATTGA
- a CDS encoding CPBP family intramembrane glutamic endopeptidase, with protein sequence MKAREKAFAFGLILCALLLAYSYAYLDAILAVLSETVLGAGGVSASYLEANSNLGYTCSAAILSLFYFWLWKRIKRGYPEKNATLAFRPFGGAFRMLLIGLGAGGVSLLWLNFAEAIQNSIPALQSSYDTFNSEMGAFEQGDYIWMLLTVSVIGPLVEELLFRGLVFHLFERSFKSERAAIILSALLFGIWHEIFVQSVYTFMIGLILGYLYAKTRKIIWPFLVHLVNNFSGTLPPGFDGEFANMLVNLASLICIPVLFILLWRMEKNTKQIEKTLP encoded by the coding sequence TTGAAGGCGCGGGAAAAGGCGTTTGCCTTCGGTCTGATTCTGTGTGCGCTCTTGCTGGCCTACAGCTATGCGTATCTCGATGCCATACTGGCGGTGCTTTCGGAGACGGTGCTCGGCGCTGGCGGTGTGAGCGCAAGTTATCTTGAGGCCAACAGCAATTTGGGGTATACCTGCTCCGCGGCAATTCTGAGTCTCTTTTATTTTTGGCTTTGGAAACGCATCAAACGAGGCTATCCGGAAAAAAACGCGACCCTTGCCTTTCGACCGTTCGGCGGCGCGTTTCGGATGTTGCTGATCGGGCTCGGCGCGGGCGGCGTGTCCTTGCTCTGGCTTAACTTTGCGGAGGCCATTCAAAATTCGATTCCGGCTTTACAGTCGAGTTATGACACCTTTAACAGCGAGATGGGCGCCTTCGAGCAGGGCGATTATATCTGGATGCTCCTAACGGTCTCCGTCATAGGGCCGTTGGTCGAGGAACTCTTATTCCGCGGCCTCGTGTTTCATCTCTTTGAGCGCAGTTTCAAAAGTGAGCGCGCTGCCATCATTCTCTCGGCGCTGCTCTTCGGTATTTGGCACGAGATTTTTGTGCAGTCGGTCTATACGTTTATGATAGGTCTCATTCTGGGCTATCTCTACGCAAAGACAAGAAAGATCATCTGGCCCTTCCTGGTTCATCTGGTCAACAATTTCTCGGGGACTCTGCCGCCCGGCTTTGACGGCGAATTCGCCAATATGCTGGTGAACCTCGCCTCCTTGATTTGCATCCCGGTGTTATTCATTCTGCTGTGGCGTATGGAAAAAAATACAAAGCAAATCGAGAAGACGTTGCCATAG
- the hcp gene encoding hydroxylamine reductase yields the protein MDAKMFCYQCQETAGNKACTVQGVCGKKFDVARAQDLLIYVTKGLSAVTTALRAEGKPVAAEVNHLVSMNLFITITNANFDRKAIEKHITDTLACRDALRKELSDASKLPLAATEEIPESAYPERAAEVGVLATENEDVRSLRELITYGLKGLSAYTKHANALLRENEEVDRFLQEALAKTLDDSLSVDDLVALTLETGKYGVEGMALLDGANTGAYGNPEITEVNIGVRKNPAILISGHDLKDLEMLLDQTQGTGVDVYTHSEMLPAHYYPFFKKYPNFAGNYGNAWWKQKEEFESFNGPILMTTNCLVPPKDSYKDRVWTTGCVGFPGLKHIDAPYGQVKDFSPIIEQAKQCPPPTEIETGKIVGGFAHAQVFALADKVVDAVKSGAITKFVVMAGCDGRAKSRDYYTEFAKKLPKGAVILTAGCAKYKYNKLDLGDIGGIPRVLDAGQCNDSYSLAVIALKLKEIFGLDDVNKLPLAYNIAWYEQKAVIVLLALLYLGVKNIHLGPTLPAFLSPNVANVLVNNFGIAGIGSVEDDIELFFGKEA from the coding sequence ATGGACGCTAAAATGTTTTGTTATCAGTGTCAGGAGACTGCGGGCAACAAGGCTTGCACCGTACAGGGTGTCTGCGGCAAGAAGTTCGATGTCGCAAGAGCGCAGGATCTTTTGATCTATGTGACCAAGGGTCTCTCTGCGGTTACGACCGCACTCAGAGCAGAGGGCAAGCCGGTAGCGGCAGAGGTGAATCACCTCGTGTCGATGAACCTCTTCATCACGATTACGAACGCAAACTTTGATCGCAAGGCGATTGAGAAGCACATCACGGACACGCTCGCATGTCGCGATGCGCTCCGCAAGGAGCTTTCCGATGCTTCGAAGCTGCCGCTCGCGGCAACCGAGGAGATTCCGGAGAGCGCTTACCCGGAGAGAGCGGCGGAAGTCGGCGTTCTCGCAACCGAGAACGAGGATGTGAGATCTCTCCGCGAGCTCATCACCTACGGACTCAAGGGCCTCTCGGCTTACACGAAGCACGCAAACGCCCTGCTTCGCGAGAACGAGGAAGTGGATCGCTTCCTGCAGGAGGCACTCGCTAAGACGCTCGACGACAGCCTCTCGGTCGACGATCTCGTTGCGCTGACCTTGGAGACCGGTAAGTACGGTGTCGAGGGCATGGCGCTCCTCGACGGCGCAAACACCGGCGCTTACGGCAACCCGGAGATCACCGAGGTCAACATCGGTGTCCGCAAGAACCCGGCCATCCTGATTTCCGGCCATGATTTGAAGGACCTCGAGATGCTGCTCGATCAGACCCAGGGCACGGGTGTGGATGTTTACACGCACTCCGAGATGCTCCCGGCGCACTACTATCCCTTCTTTAAGAAGTATCCGAACTTTGCGGGCAACTACGGCAACGCTTGGTGGAAGCAGAAGGAGGAGTTCGAGAGCTTCAACGGCCCCATCCTCATGACCACGAACTGCCTGGTTCCGCCGAAGGACAGCTATAAGGACAGAGTCTGGACCACCGGCTGCGTGGGCTTCCCGGGCCTCAAGCACATCGATGCGCCCTACGGCCAGGTTAAGGATTTCAGCCCGATCATCGAGCAGGCAAAGCAGTGCCCGCCGCCGACCGAGATTGAGACCGGTAAGATTGTCGGCGGTTTCGCGCACGCACAGGTCTTTGCGCTTGCCGACAAGGTGGTCGATGCGGTGAAGAGCGGCGCAATCACGAAGTTCGTCGTGATGGCAGGCTGCGACGGCAGAGCAAAGAGCCGTGACTACTACACGGAGTTCGCGAAGAAGCTGCCGAAGGGCGCTGTGATTCTGACCGCGGGCTGCGCAAAGTACAAGTACAACAAGCTGGATCTCGGCGACATCGGCGGCATCCCGCGCGTGCTCGACGCAGGTCAGTGCAACGACTCCTATTCTTTGGCGGTCATCGCACTCAAGCTGAAGGAGATCTTCGGACTTGACGACGTGAATAAGCTCCCGCTGGCTTACAACATCGCTTGGTACGAGCAGAAGGCAGTTATCGTGCTCCTTGCGCTCCTCTACCTCGGCGTGAAGAACATCCACCTCGGACCGACGCTTCCGGCCTTCCTTTCCCCGAATGTCGCAAACGTTTTGGTCAACAACTTCGGCATTGCCGGAATCGGCTCCGTCGAGGACGATATCGAGCTCTTCTTCGGCAAGGAAGCGTAA
- the rbr gene encoding rubrerythrin, whose translation MADEKKITSGNDVKTKYAGTETEKNLQKAYAGESMARTKYLYFASTAQKEGFQQIGALFEETATNENAHAKMWLKELNGIGDTATNLLHAAEGESYEWNDMYVEFAETAEKEGFKELAAKFRMVAAIEKRHEERYRKLLKNVEMQEVFKKSEVKVWVCRNCGHVVVGTSAPQVCPTCQHPQAFFEILAENY comes from the coding sequence ATGGCAGACGAGAAGAAGATTACGAGCGGCAACGATGTAAAGACCAAGTACGCAGGTACCGAGACCGAGAAGAACCTGCAGAAGGCGTATGCCGGCGAGTCTATGGCGAGAACCAAGTATCTGTACTTCGCTTCCACGGCACAGAAGGAAGGGTTCCAGCAGATCGGTGCTCTCTTTGAGGAGACCGCAACGAACGAGAATGCGCATGCAAAGATGTGGCTCAAGGAGCTGAACGGCATCGGAGACACGGCGACCAACCTCCTCCACGCGGCAGAGGGCGAGAGCTACGAGTGGAACGACATGTATGTCGAGTTCGCCGAGACGGCGGAGAAAGAGGGCTTTAAGGAGCTCGCAGCGAAGTTCCGCATGGTCGCGGCAATCGAGAAGCGCCACGAGGAGAGATACAGAAAGCTCTTAAAGAACGTCGAGATGCAGGAAGTCTTCAAGAAGAGCGAAGTCAAGGTCTGGGTTTGCCGGAACTGCGGTCACGTTGTGGTCGGCACTTCGGCACCGCAGGTATGTCCGACCTGCCAGCACCCGCAGGCATTCTTCGAGATTCTCGCAGAGAACTATTAA